In Chloroflexota bacterium, the sequence CCGTCACCAGTGGCGGCGCTGGTTTCCACGTACTCGGCCCCGATTTGGGCGGCGAAGTTGGCGGCGTCTTGAGTCGCCTCGTCACGCGGCAGGTCAATCTTGTTGCCAACGACCACGAACTTTTGGTCGGGCATCACTTTGAGAATTTCGGCCCGCCAGGTTTCGAGGTTGGTAAGCGAGGCGGCCTGAGTCACGTCAAAGACCAGGGCTGCCGCCCGGCTTCCCCGATAGAACCCGGATCGCATGACGGCAAATCGCTCCTGTCCGGCCATGTCCCAAATGGAGAGTTTCACTTCGCCTTCGGGCAAGGCCACCCGCTTGGTCTGAAAGTCCACGCCAATCGTCATCACCCGCGACGATTCAAATTTGCCTTCACAGTACTGGCGGATGAGCGACGTTTTGCCGACGTTGCCGTCGCCGGCCACCACGACTTTGATGGCGAGTTGAGAAGTCGGCTTCATGGTTGAACGGTATAGCACCCTGAGCGGAGGCCTGCGTGTTCTTTGCGGGCCGCAGTCGAAGGGTGCGGGTCTCGCAGTGAGGGGCCGCAC encodes:
- a CDS encoding GTP-binding protein, which produces MKPTSQLAIKVVVAGDGNVGKTSLIRQYCEGKFESSRVMTIGVDFQTKRVALPEGEVKLSIWDMAGQERFAVMRSGFYRGSRAAALVFDVTQAASLTNLETWRAEILKVMPDQKFVVVGNKIDLPRDEATQDAANFAAQIGAEYVETSAATGDGVPKLFEALARLAIG